A portion of the Paucilactobacillus hokkaidonensis JCM 18461 genome contains these proteins:
- a CDS encoding ROK family transcriptional regulator, translated as MAISNMQSIKQSNYSAIYKLLYSNNKLSKQLIAEQLQLSLPTVSSNLQELINNQLVKKNGKFESQMGRRATAYSINPTAIVSLGVEIFYDHASVVLINTLGDLIATSRLSLMFERQESYFKQFGTWISNFIDNQKLKKSQIAGVGIGIQGLVSNDGQTILYGKILNCTGLSTTDFKPYLNYNITFYHDADCVAVAEQEQNKSNGDAIYLSIGEHLGTAIMVDGQIYSGQNGRSGTMEHITLDSHQGRQCYCGKKGCIETYCSLSSLLVDNESATAFFNRLNQNDQGTVARWKTYLDYLADAINNLHMFVDNPIYLAGEIVRFIDQNTIDALAERTKKITAFPDDYNYLFLGKITDFAVAIGAGLPKIDEAINNI; from the coding sequence ATGGCAATTAGTAACATGCAATCTATTAAACAATCAAATTACTCCGCAATTTACAAATTGCTTTATTCAAATAACAAATTGTCAAAGCAATTAATTGCTGAGCAATTACAATTGAGCCTGCCGACGGTTAGTAGCAACCTACAGGAATTGATCAATAATCAATTAGTTAAAAAAAATGGTAAATTTGAATCGCAAATGGGGCGTCGGGCAACTGCTTATTCAATCAATCCAACCGCAATTGTCAGTTTAGGCGTTGAAATCTTTTATGATCATGCATCCGTTGTTTTAATTAACACTCTAGGTGATCTAATTGCTACTTCTCGATTATCATTAATGTTTGAACGTCAAGAATCATATTTCAAGCAATTTGGTACATGGATTTCTAATTTTATTGATAATCAAAAATTAAAAAAATCTCAAATTGCGGGGGTTGGCATCGGAATTCAAGGTCTTGTTTCAAACGACGGTCAAACAATCCTCTATGGTAAAATTTTAAACTGTACTGGTTTAAGTACTACAGATTTCAAACCATATTTAAATTACAATATAACTTTTTATCATGATGCAGATTGTGTTGCAGTTGCTGAACAAGAACAAAATAAATCCAATGGTGATGCCATTTATTTATCAATTGGTGAACATTTGGGTACTGCAATTATGGTTGATGGTCAAATTTACAGTGGGCAAAATGGTCGCAGTGGAACGATGGAACACATTACACTAGATTCTCATCAGGGCCGGCAATGTTACTGTGGAAAAAAAGGATGTATTGAAACATATTGTTCTCTTAGTTCTCTGCTAGTTGATAATGAATCTGCAACTGCGTTTTTCAATCGTTTGAATCAAAATGATCAGGGAACCGTGGCACGGTGGAAAACTTACTTAGATTATCTCGCTGATGCAATTAATAATTTACACATGTTTGTTGATAATCCAATTTATCTTGCAGGAGAGATTGTTCGTTTTATTGATCAAAATACAATTGATGCATTAGCTGAAAGAACTAAAAAAATCACTGCATTTCCAGATGATTATAATTACTTATTTCTTGGTAAGATCACCGATTTTGCCGTTGCAATTGGTGCCGGGCTTCCCAAAATTGACGAAGCTATTAATAATATTTAA
- a CDS encoding SDR family oxidoreductase, producing MGILEKMSLKGKKIYVTGGAQGLGKAMATAVAEAGADVAIVDINGDKAQQTAEEIAKATGQKVISVKTDVTNPEQVQNMIDTVVDKLGGLDSVFNNAGMCLNIPADEMSYEDWLKVVNLNLNSIFLCSTAAGRYMIKQGHGSIINTASMSAHIVNRPQPQCSYNATKAGVIQLSKSLAIEWAKKGVRVNTISPGYMGTDLTLSSPDLKPLIKTWNDWAPLGRLGKPDELQGMAVYLAGDTSSFSTGDDYLVDGAFTAW from the coding sequence ATGGGAATTTTAGAAAAAATGAGCTTGAAGGGTAAAAAAATCTACGTTACTGGTGGAGCCCAAGGATTAGGTAAAGCAATGGCTACTGCTGTTGCCGAAGCCGGTGCCGATGTTGCGATTGTTGACATTAATGGAGATAAAGCACAACAAACTGCAGAAGAAATTGCTAAAGCAACTGGACAAAAGGTCATCTCGGTTAAAACAGATGTTACTAATCCAGAACAAGTACAAAACATGATTGATACTGTTGTTGATAAATTAGGTGGATTGGATTCAGTCTTCAACAATGCTGGAATGTGTTTGAATATTCCAGCTGACGAAATGTCATACGAAGATTGGTTAAAAGTTGTTAATTTGAACCTTAACTCAATCTTCCTATGTTCAACCGCTGCTGGTCGTTACATGATCAAGCAAGGACACGGTTCAATTATTAATACAGCTTCAATGTCTGCCCACATTGTTAACCGGCCACAACCACAATGTTCATACAATGCAACCAAAGCCGGTGTGATTCAATTATCGAAATCACTAGCTATTGAATGGGCCAAAAAGGGTGTTCGTGTTAACACAATCAGTCCTGGTTACATGGGTACTGATTTGACTCTTAGCTCACCAGATTTGAAGCCTTTAATCAAGACTTGGAATGACTGGGCTCCACTTGGTCGCTTAGGTAAACCAGACGAGCTTCAAGGTATGGCTGTTTATCTTGCAGGTGACACAAGCAGCTTCTCAACTGGTGACGATTATCTGGTTGATGGTGCATTTACTGCTTGGTAG
- a CDS encoding type II toxin-antitoxin system PrlF family antitoxin, translating into MVDKKVSATVTSKNQVTIPKTVRDILDIREHDKIEFVLRKNGEVTVKREQPKDIWSLAREQAVKYGSIDTPEIDWGSDVGNEVID; encoded by the coding sequence ATGGTTGATAAAAAAGTATCTGCAACGGTAACATCCAAAAACCAAGTGACAATCCCTAAAACGGTACGCGATATTTTAGATATTAGAGAACATGACAAAATTGAATTTGTTTTAAGAAAAAATGGTGAAGTAACCGTAAAGCGTGAGCAACCAAAAGATATCTGGTCTCTTGCAAGAGAACAAGCGGTAAAGTATGGCAGCATTGATACTCCAGAAATAGATTGGGGTTCTGATGTCGGTAATGAGGTCATTGATTAA
- a CDS encoding heavy metal-binding domain-containing protein, whose translation MAQNQILVTTTEKIPEQKYEIIGEVFGLTTQSKNIVRNIGAGLKNLVGGEIKDYTNMMIESRDIAIDRLRDNAVAMGADAVVMMRFDSGSISTDMQSVAAYGTAVKFIE comes from the coding sequence ATGGCACAGAATCAAATTTTAGTAACTACAACGGAAAAAATTCCAGAGCAAAAATATGAAATCATTGGAGAAGTTTTTGGATTAACGACGCAGTCTAAAAATATTGTTAGAAATATTGGTGCTGGATTGAAAAATCTGGTTGGTGGAGAAATCAAGGATTATACAAATATGATGATTGAATCGCGTGATATTGCGATTGATCGACTACGGGATAATGCTGTTGCAATGGGAGCCGACGCGGTTGTTATGATGCGTTTTGATTCTGGATCGATCAGTACAGATATGCAATCAGTTGCGGCGTACGGGACTGCTGTTAAGTTTATTGAATAG
- a CDS encoding phosphatidylglycerophosphatase A, whose product MIDNFKYPDTKAYDYVVAKLSAKGVTYKEIAKITYDLQKQFLPHIDIKEYEETTIDVMHKRELLNNVMVGLYLDEMATQHKLDEPLQSIVQHDVGVFGVDETLALQIANIYGSIGVTNYGHVDRVKPGIIGKLDQDQESVNTFIDDIVGGIAAAVAGKLAHKYS is encoded by the coding sequence ATGATTGATAATTTCAAATATCCAGATACTAAAGCATACGATTACGTAGTTGCTAAGTTAAGTGCCAAAGGCGTTACGTATAAAGAGATTGCTAAAATTACGTACGATTTACAAAAACAATTTTTACCACATATTGATATTAAAGAATATGAAGAAACTACGATTGATGTAATGCATAAGCGTGAATTACTTAATAACGTTATGGTTGGTTTGTACTTAGATGAAATGGCAACCCAACATAAATTGGATGAACCATTGCAGTCAATTGTGCAGCATGATGTTGGTGTTTTTGGGGTTGATGAAACGTTGGCACTTCAGATTGCCAATATTTATGGTTCAATCGGTGTCACCAATTATGGTCATGTTGATCGAGTTAAACCTGGTATTATTGGTAAATTGGATCAAGACCAGGAGTCAGTTAACACATTTATTGATGATATTGTTGGTGGAATTGCGGCTGCGGTTGCTGGTAAACTAGCCCATAAATATAGCTAA
- the hisZ gene encoding ATP phosphoribosyltransferase regulatory subunit, whose translation MLRNQLPNGVHDEFGVTAQLKDQIVNKIQQYFEQRGFSKVTTPVIEYLDVFDPYDVGQTKLYKFLAPNGNTVVLRPDLTLPVARVISSTNLNLPIKFYYTGDLFRINRELSGSQDETTQAGVELIGFSSIKAEQECLVMMIQLASKLQLSGFQIELGIARFARQILESLNLERNEVQQIETALFQKQITTYNELIEPFKQQKLYPFLQVWPRLFGPANQVIERLDQYELPSVLQPKINSLKKIVTWLQTDFKIKNIEIDLSSKAPQDYYTGLTFRAYSDQSGNYLFSGGRYDHLMAHFQADSIPAVGFGIDVDQLTAVQQSKVQPTQRTYLYFDDRHWQLAEKKLATLSNVSLCLADDLATAVEVVKQNNGQLLDLTKEDADGNTN comes from the coding sequence ATGTTACGAAATCAATTACCAAATGGAGTTCATGATGAGTTCGGTGTTACAGCGCAACTCAAGGACCAAATTGTTAATAAAATTCAACAATATTTTGAACAACGTGGATTTAGTAAAGTGACAACACCTGTAATTGAATATCTGGATGTTTTCGATCCGTATGATGTTGGCCAAACGAAGCTATATAAATTTTTAGCACCTAATGGAAATACAGTTGTTTTGCGACCAGATTTAACTTTGCCAGTAGCTCGGGTGATTAGTTCAACCAATCTTAACTTACCCATTAAGTTTTATTATACTGGCGATCTATTCCGCATTAATCGGGAGTTATCAGGCTCGCAGGATGAAACAACTCAGGCTGGGGTTGAACTGATCGGTTTCTCAAGTATCAAGGCAGAGCAAGAATGTCTTGTCATGATGATTCAACTAGCATCAAAACTACAGTTATCTGGTTTTCAAATTGAGTTGGGGATCGCTAGGTTTGCTAGACAAATTCTAGAGTCATTGAACTTAGAACGAAATGAAGTTCAGCAAATTGAAACCGCACTATTTCAAAAACAAATCACAACGTATAACGAATTAATTGAGCCATTTAAACAGCAAAAACTATATCCATTTTTACAGGTCTGGCCACGATTATTTGGACCGGCTAATCAAGTTATTGAACGACTTGATCAATATGAATTACCATCCGTGCTTCAACCCAAGATAAATTCACTAAAAAAAATTGTTACTTGGCTCCAAACCGATTTTAAAATTAAAAATATTGAAATTGATTTGAGTTCTAAAGCACCACAGGATTATTATACCGGATTAACATTTCGCGCATACAGTGATCAGTCAGGCAATTACTTATTTAGTGGCGGTCGCTATGACCATCTGATGGCTCATTTTCAAGCTGACAGTATCCCAGCAGTAGGATTTGGCATTGATGTTGATCAATTAACTGCTGTTCAGCAAAGCAAAGTGCAACCAACACAACGGACCTATCTGTATTTCGATGATCGGCATTGGCAATTGGCAGAAAAAAAGCTAGCTACCCTTTCAAATGTAAGCTTGTGTTTAGCAGATGATTTGGCAACTGCAGTTGAGGTAGTGAAACAAAATAACGGTCAATTACTTGATTTAACCAAGGAGGATGCAGATGGAAACACGAATTAA
- a CDS encoding putative ABC transporter permease, protein MQEIFLSPAELRFSFLILYFFAYAFIGWLWECAYVSVRKKHLTNSGFLIGPIIPVYGFSILTVLLVLEPFKNNIAALFVLGALLVTIIEYLTSWLMEKLFKARWWDYSKLPFNLNGRVALPISLFWGFGVVIIVKLVHPFVSQFILSLSRVTVITSSVVFTDLLMFDLGFTIANVIGFGAATQRIGNTVETLKADLKNQVADANPKLGKPISWFENFRTNAKLIDQQPKLNYVQRRLLSAFPNIIFKHTTTPPKDITKIADFLKKNRHTK, encoded by the coding sequence ATGCAAGAAATTTTTCTTTCACCCGCAGAGTTACGCTTTTCATTTTTAATTCTTTATTTTTTTGCCTACGCATTCATCGGCTGGCTTTGGGAATGTGCCTATGTCAGTGTACGCAAAAAGCATTTAACCAACTCGGGCTTCCTTATTGGCCCAATTATTCCCGTATATGGTTTCAGTATATTAACTGTACTATTAGTGCTGGAGCCATTTAAAAATAATATTGCAGCTTTGTTTGTGCTGGGTGCACTTCTGGTCACTATTATTGAATACCTCACTAGTTGGCTCATGGAAAAACTATTTAAAGCGCGCTGGTGGGATTACAGTAAGCTACCGTTTAATTTAAACGGCCGCGTTGCCCTACCAATTTCCCTCTTCTGGGGCTTTGGCGTAGTAATCATCGTCAAACTAGTGCATCCATTCGTTAGTCAATTCATCCTTAGCCTATCTAGGGTAACTGTGATTACCAGCAGTGTCGTTTTTACCGACCTATTAATGTTTGATCTTGGCTTTACAATTGCAAATGTCATCGGCTTTGGTGCTGCAACTCAAAGAATTGGTAATACGGTTGAAACACTGAAAGCAGATCTGAAAAATCAGGTTGCAGATGCTAATCCTAAATTAGGTAAACCAATTTCATGGTTCGAGAACTTCCGCACTAACGCTAAATTAATAGATCAACAACCAAAATTAAACTATGTTCAACGTAGGCTATTAAGCGCCTTTCCGAACATTATATTCAAACATACAACTACGCCGCCCAAAGATATCACTAAAATTGCTGATTTCTTGAAGAAAAATCGACACACAAAGTAA
- the hisD gene encoding histidinol dehydrogenase gives MKIITATLKEQLAQVKQRTAALTDPKIEQTVRAIIENVQQNGDEALRDYEQKFDQVKLDDFRVPQAQIDQAWEQIDADLKQALRVAKTNITSFHQQEIDNGFMDAARPGIIRGQKVIPLATVGLYVPGGTAAYPSSVLMSAIPAKIAGVKRLVMVTPPQKNGINPAVLAAAKLAGVDDVYQVGGAQAIAALAYGTESIPQVDKILGPGNIFVATAKKMVFGQVAIDMIAGPSEIGIIADESANPRQVAADLLSQAEHDKLARPILVTTSLELAKQVNQELEVQLATLPRQAIARASVENQGFIAVLPTVSDLFRLMNAIAPEHLEVQLPDPSQYLSEIQNAGSVFLGKNASEPLGDYVAGPNHILPTSGTARFSSPVGVYDFVKRTQFIQYRADALASEAKYVTKLARVEGLEGHARAIETREVAK, from the coding sequence ATGAAAATTATAACAGCAACATTAAAAGAGCAGCTTGCACAGGTTAAACAACGTACGGCTGCACTGACCGATCCAAAAATTGAGCAAACAGTTCGAGCCATTATTGAAAATGTACAACAAAATGGTGACGAAGCGTTGCGAGATTATGAACAAAAATTTGACCAAGTAAAACTCGATGATTTTCGAGTGCCACAAGCACAAATTGATCAGGCCTGGGAACAAATTGATGCTGATCTGAAACAAGCGTTGCGGGTCGCCAAGACAAATATCACGAGTTTTCATCAACAAGAAATTGATAATGGATTTATGGATGCTGCGCGGCCGGGAATTATTCGAGGACAAAAGGTGATTCCGTTAGCAACCGTTGGATTATATGTGCCAGGTGGAACAGCTGCATATCCATCCAGCGTGTTAATGAGTGCGATTCCGGCCAAGATCGCCGGAGTTAAGCGACTAGTGATGGTGACACCACCACAAAAAAACGGAATTAACCCAGCAGTGTTGGCAGCAGCTAAGCTAGCCGGTGTTGATGATGTGTATCAAGTTGGTGGAGCGCAGGCCATAGCTGCCTTGGCATATGGAACTGAATCAATTCCACAAGTTGATAAAATTTTAGGACCAGGAAATATTTTCGTGGCAACGGCTAAGAAAATGGTGTTTGGTCAAGTAGCAATTGACATGATCGCAGGGCCATCAGAAATCGGGATTATTGCTGACGAAAGTGCCAATCCACGCCAGGTTGCAGCAGATTTGTTATCACAGGCTGAACATGATAAGTTGGCCCGTCCAATCCTAGTAACTACTAGCTTAGAATTAGCAAAACAAGTTAATCAAGAACTAGAAGTGCAATTAGCAACTTTACCACGGCAAGCAATTGCCCGTGCTTCCGTTGAAAATCAAGGGTTCATTGCGGTGTTGCCAACCGTATCGGATCTATTTAGGTTAATGAACGCCATTGCACCCGAACATCTGGAAGTTCAACTCCCAGATCCAAGCCAATATTTAAGCGAGATTCAAAATGCTGGGTCTGTCTTCTTAGGTAAGAATGCGTCTGAGCCTTTAGGAGACTACGTTGCCGGACCAAATCATATTTTGCCAACGTCTGGGACGGCCCGTTTTTCATCACCAGTTGGTGTTTACGACTTTGTTAAACGAACTCAGTTTATTCAATATCGGGCAGATGCATTAGCTAGTGAAGCGAAATATGTAACGAAATTGGCTCGGGTTGAAGGCCTGGAAGGACATGCTCGTGCCATTGAGACAAGGGAGGTAGCAAAATGA
- a CDS encoding FGGY-family carbohydrate kinase: MKYLIGTDIGTSGTKSILMDTNGKLLAQDLEEYDVLTPKPLWAEQWPKVWLKGAKNSIRAVVKKSGVDANDIAGLGISGLYGGSGIPVDKNMEPVRPDLIWMDRRAAKETQWVKENVDLDRLSEITGNDVVDPYYGYTKVLWIKNHEPENWKKTKLFLPPNNYVIYKLTGEVSIDYSAAGNIGGFYDINKGTWSKEMMDAMGVPMDKMPQKFVDATEIAGYLTDDVAKDLGLAAHTPVIAGGVDVGAANVGMGIFEPGHYVAAIGSSMNAALVSERPIKGKGLIVWPYPYKSRNLVYNFSGSATAGAITKWFRDNFAGLEVEAQKNGGDNAYVALGKESDNLPAGSEGLVVLPYFMGERAPIWNSDAKGTIFGLSLVHTKAHVYHAFQEAVCYALRHSIEMTGEDLGDYIIIAGGVTQSPAWVQMFADVTGYAVRTPVVNAEANLGDVMLAGIATDTLTVENAKKWQVLGDKVEPNQKNHEIYNKYYALYRKLYTDLGSDMKELSKISGIQES, encoded by the coding sequence ATGAAATATTTAATTGGAACAGACATTGGGACTTCAGGGACTAAAAGTATTCTGATGGACACCAATGGAAAATTATTAGCTCAAGATCTTGAAGAATATGATGTTCTAACGCCAAAGCCGCTTTGGGCTGAACAATGGCCAAAAGTCTGGTTGAAAGGTGCCAAGAACTCAATTCGAGCAGTCGTTAAAAAGAGTGGTGTTGATGCGAATGACATCGCTGGTTTAGGAATTAGTGGTTTGTATGGCGGTTCTGGGATTCCAGTTGATAAAAATATGGAACCTGTTCGTCCAGACTTGATTTGGATGGATCGTCGGGCAGCTAAAGAAACACAGTGGGTTAAAGAAAACGTTGATTTAGACCGGCTGTCTGAAATCACTGGTAATGATGTTGTTGATCCATATTATGGCTATACCAAAGTATTATGGATTAAGAATCATGAACCAGAAAATTGGAAGAAAACAAAATTATTTTTACCACCAAATAATTATGTCATCTACAAGTTAACTGGTGAAGTTTCGATCGATTATTCAGCCGCTGGTAATATTGGTGGGTTCTATGACATCAATAAGGGCACATGGTCTAAAGAAATGATGGATGCCATGGGCGTTCCAATGGATAAAATGCCACAGAAGTTTGTGGATGCCACTGAAATTGCCGGTTATCTAACAGATGATGTTGCTAAAGACTTAGGTTTAGCAGCACATACTCCAGTGATTGCTGGAGGTGTTGATGTGGGTGCTGCTAACGTTGGAATGGGCATCTTTGAACCAGGCCACTATGTTGCTGCTATTGGCTCATCGATGAATGCCGCATTAGTTAGCGAAAGGCCAATCAAAGGCAAGGGCTTAATCGTTTGGCCTTACCCATATAAATCACGTAACTTGGTTTATAACTTTAGTGGTTCAGCAACTGCTGGTGCCATCACAAAATGGTTTAGAGACAACTTTGCCGGATTGGAAGTTGAAGCTCAAAAGAATGGCGGCGATAACGCCTATGTTGCTTTGGGTAAAGAATCTGATAATTTACCAGCTGGAAGTGAAGGATTAGTCGTTCTACCATACTTTATGGGTGAGCGAGCACCGATTTGGAACTCCGATGCCAAGGGGACAATCTTCGGATTATCGCTAGTGCACACAAAGGCGCATGTTTATCATGCTTTCCAAGAAGCTGTCTGTTACGCGCTTCGTCATAGTATCGAAATGACTGGTGAAGATTTGGGTGATTATATCATCATTGCCGGTGGTGTAACACAATCACCAGCTTGGGTTCAAATGTTTGCAGATGTCACTGGTTACGCAGTAAGAACGCCAGTTGTAAATGCTGAAGCCAACTTAGGTGATGTTATGTTAGCCGGAATTGCCACAGATACTTTGACTGTTGAAAATGCAAAAAAATGGCAAGTACTTGGCGATAAGGTTGAACCAAACCAAAAGAACCATGAAATTTATAATAAGTACTATGCATTGTACCGTAAGTTATATACTGATTTAGGATCAGATATGAAAGAATTATCGAAGATTTCTGGAATTCAAGAATCTTAG
- the hisG gene encoding ATP phosphoribosyltransferase codes for METRIKIALTKGRVEEQTLPIFTQAGIDITAVINKKRKLIFDLPNDPYTIILAKGPDVSTYLSKGAIDIGIVGSDILTEQQSQEYELLDLGIGQCQFVLASTKDFDPQAVKRKVIGTKYPNITQAYFSKRGEDVEVVKLEGSVELAPLIGMADAIVDITETGTTLKENHLKVYDYLQTVSTRVVVNKMALKQHRELIFDFIDRLAAQTKNNKGVTLK; via the coding sequence ATGGAAACACGAATTAAAATTGCGCTCACCAAGGGACGGGTGGAAGAGCAAACGTTGCCGATCTTTACCCAGGCCGGAATTGATATTACTGCGGTGATTAATAAAAAAAGAAAATTGATTTTTGATTTACCCAATGATCCCTACACCATTATTTTGGCAAAGGGTCCCGATGTTTCAACTTATTTGTCAAAAGGTGCCATTGATATTGGAATTGTCGGTAGTGATATTTTGACGGAACAGCAGAGCCAAGAATATGAATTACTAGATTTAGGAATTGGACAATGCCAATTTGTACTTGCTTCAACCAAAGATTTTGATCCGCAAGCAGTGAAACGAAAGGTGATTGGTACTAAATATCCCAACATCACACAGGCGTATTTTTCTAAGCGTGGTGAAGATGTTGAGGTAGTCAAATTGGAAGGATCAGTTGAACTGGCACCATTAATTGGCATGGCAGATGCCATTGTCGATATCACTGAAACTGGAACTACGCTAAAAGAAAATCATCTGAAAGTATACGACTATCTGCAGACAGTCTCGACGCGAGTAGTTGTTAACAAGATGGCACTCAAACAACATCGGGAGCTGATCTTTGATTTTATTGATCGACTGGCAGCACAGACAAAAAACAATAAAGGGGTAACTTTAAAATGA
- a CDS encoding type II toxin-antitoxin system PemK/MazF family toxin — protein sequence MEKAIKQGDILYINLEPAKGNETKKSRPCVVVSNDQYNQIFNTVIIVPISSSDKYRQKKYLISPFFIEVRTKNKTITGTALLQHLRSIDPLARATTQYPIDQLESGALKEVTVNLAQYF from the coding sequence ATGGAAAAGGCGATTAAACAAGGTGATATTTTATATATTAATTTGGAACCAGCTAAGGGAAATGAAACTAAAAAAAGTAGACCGTGTGTAGTTGTTAGCAATGATCAATATAATCAAATTTTTAATACTGTAATTATAGTTCCGATTTCATCGTCTGATAAATACAGGCAAAAAAAATATTTAATTTCACCTTTTTTTATTGAAGTTAGGACAAAAAATAAGACTATTACTGGGACTGCCTTGTTGCAACATTTACGATCTATTGATCCATTGGCTAGAGCCACTACTCAGTATCCAATTGATCAGTTAGAAAGCGGTGCTCTTAAAGAAGTTACGGTTAATTTGGCACAATATTTTTAG
- the hisJ gene encoding histidinol-phosphatase HisJ, with product MIKKDGHTHTEFCPHGSGDKCEVMIQKAIKMGFQEYSITEHAPLPPQLSSNYNGTQAGLATASITLEQVPHYLDFATKLQQQYRSQIKINVGFEVDYFADYERWTREFLDQYGNQTQDNILSVHFMPGIDGKYWCLDYNTDDFEQGFKNLIAQPQNLFQKFLRLELSAAQANLGQYKPQRLGHLTLIRKYQDYFGLSQEFNADNQEIINKILMSLKQQDGQLDLNTAGLYKEYCNQVYPDDWISERAQKMSVPLVFGSDAHSILEVGH from the coding sequence ATGATAAAAAAAGATGGTCACACACATACTGAATTTTGCCCGCACGGCAGTGGTGATAAATGCGAAGTGATGATTCAAAAGGCAATCAAAATGGGCTTTCAAGAATATAGCATTACCGAACATGCACCGTTGCCACCACAATTAAGTAGTAACTATAATGGAACGCAAGCGGGGTTAGCAACTGCCTCAATAACACTGGAACAAGTTCCCCATTACCTTGATTTTGCGACTAAATTACAACAGCAATATCGATCTCAAATTAAGATTAATGTGGGATTTGAAGTGGACTATTTTGCAGATTACGAGAGATGGACACGCGAATTTTTAGACCAATATGGGAACCAAACGCAAGATAATATTTTGTCAGTTCATTTTATGCCTGGAATTGATGGTAAATATTGGTGTTTAGATTACAATACTGATGATTTTGAACAAGGATTTAAGAATTTAATTGCTCAGCCACAAAACTTATTTCAAAAGTTTCTGCGGTTAGAATTAAGTGCTGCCCAGGCTAATTTAGGGCAATATAAACCACAGCGGCTGGGTCATTTGACTTTAATTCGTAAATACCAAGATTATTTTGGATTATCACAGGAATTTAATGCTGATAATCAGGAAATTATTAATAAAATTCTCATGAGTTTAAAACAACAAGATGGGCAGCTGGATTTGAATACCGCTGGGTTGTACAAGGAATATTGTAACCAGGTTTATCCGGATGATTGGATTAGTGAACGGGCACAAAAGATGAGTGTGCCATTGGTATTTGGGTCGGATGCGCATAGCATTTTGGAAGTTGGACATTGA
- the hisB gene encoding imidazoleglycerol-phosphate dehydratase HisB: MRSATVTRETMETQITVSLNLDQQTDSEIDTGIGFLNHMLTLFAKHGRFGLTVKAHGDLDVDPHHTTEDIGIALGECLKQALGDKAGIERYGSALVPMDETLGQVVIDLSGRSYLVFLAELTNPRLGTFETETVEDFFQGFAFNAEMNLHAQVFYGRNTHHKIESLFKALGRALRQAVTINPAIHGVNSTKGVI; the protein is encoded by the coding sequence ATGAGGTCAGCAACTGTTACACGTGAAACAATGGAAACACAAATTACTGTGTCGTTGAATTTAGATCAACAGACAGATAGTGAAATAGATACGGGAATTGGTTTTTTAAATCATATGTTAACCCTATTTGCTAAGCATGGCCGCTTTGGACTGACCGTCAAAGCGCATGGTGATCTGGATGTTGATCCGCACCACACTACTGAAGATATCGGGATTGCATTGGGTGAATGTTTGAAACAAGCGCTCGGTGACAAAGCAGGAATCGAACGCTATGGGAGTGCGTTGGTGCCAATGGATGAGACATTAGGGCAAGTGGTTATTGACTTAAGTGGACGTTCTTATCTGGTTTTTTTAGCAGAATTAACTAATCCACGCTTGGGAACCTTTGAAACTGAAACGGTTGAGGACTTCTTTCAAGGATTTGCATTCAATGCCGAAATGAATTTACACGCGCAAGTTTTCTATGGCCGTAACACACACCATAAAATTGAAAGTTTGTTTAAAGCGTTAGGGCGGGCATTGCGACAGGCCGTTACGATTAATCCGGCTATTCACGGCGTTAATTCAAC